The following are encoded in a window of Shewanella psychrotolerans genomic DNA:
- the mutL gene encoding DNA mismatch repair endonuclease MutL, producing MSIKILPPQLANQIAAGEVVERPASVIKELVENSLDAGATRVDIEIDKGGSKLIKIQDNGSGIPKEQLNLALSRHATSKLATLDDLDAILSFGFRGEALASISSVSRLTLTSRTAEQAEAWQAYAEGSDMAVKVIPAAHPVGSTVEAVDLFFNTPARRRFLKSDKTEFTHIDEWLKRIALVRRDIHFTLKHNGKMVRHYRPAKNEQQYLQRLAQISGKQFAEHALAVDCEHNGLQLTGYIQSPYFEASANDTQYFYVNGRLVRDRLVNHAVRQAFAQQLEGVQVGYVLMLNLDPHQVDVNVHPAKHEVRFHESRYVHDFILQALQSALSQAEQLPLGVTNEPCGFELDKEDDDQYETEVINACSSEPPISHRQRDTSLSWSAPTAGVRERASAYSGDYSNHGARTDNYRAPELPSQTAINNYAQLMTTPNARVIEDKPVQGKAMPAVLAGKFWVVTEADELRLISFSMVADEVVRSQISSKLSSGLVGQPLLMPVSIKLDEDWQDTIAQRALLIRKLGIELTIRLGQLIIKKVPPYLRQSQLANVIPEFLQWIRFEEPADEAITNWLVTQSRANFSSAAALWTDFCQLSESQQQHIMSESKVLPWQNWLGEQTSE from the coding sequence ATGTCGATTAAAATTTTGCCTCCACAGCTTGCCAACCAAATAGCGGCGGGTGAGGTCGTTGAGCGTCCAGCTTCAGTTATTAAAGAATTGGTTGAAAACAGCTTAGATGCTGGCGCCACAAGAGTAGATATAGAGATCGATAAAGGCGGTAGCAAGCTGATTAAGATCCAAGATAATGGTTCTGGGATCCCAAAGGAACAGCTCAACTTAGCCTTGTCGCGCCACGCCACCTCGAAGCTAGCCACCTTGGATGATCTCGATGCAATCTTAAGCTTTGGTTTTCGTGGCGAAGCGCTTGCGAGTATTAGCTCTGTGTCGCGTTTGACCTTGACTTCCCGTACTGCCGAACAAGCCGAGGCTTGGCAGGCGTATGCTGAAGGTTCTGATATGGCGGTTAAAGTGATTCCAGCGGCTCATCCTGTCGGTTCAACGGTTGAAGCGGTCGACTTGTTCTTTAATACACCAGCACGGCGTCGTTTTCTTAAAAGTGATAAGACGGAGTTCACCCATATTGATGAATGGTTAAAACGGATTGCGTTAGTGCGCCGTGATATCCATTTTACCTTAAAACATAATGGCAAGATGGTTCGTCATTATCGTCCAGCTAAAAATGAGCAACAGTACCTACAACGTTTAGCCCAGATCAGTGGCAAGCAGTTTGCTGAGCATGCGTTAGCAGTAGATTGTGAACACAATGGCTTACAGTTAACTGGCTATATTCAGTCTCCCTATTTTGAAGCTAGCGCTAATGATACCCAGTACTTTTATGTCAATGGTCGATTAGTTCGTGATCGGTTAGTGAACCATGCCGTTAGACAGGCATTTGCTCAGCAGCTTGAAGGGGTTCAGGTAGGGTATGTGCTTATGCTGAACCTCGACCCTCATCAGGTGGATGTGAACGTGCATCCGGCTAAGCATGAGGTGAGATTTCATGAAAGTCGTTATGTACATGATTTTATTTTACAGGCATTACAGTCTGCATTGTCACAGGCTGAGCAATTGCCGCTCGGTGTCACAAATGAACCTTGTGGCTTTGAGCTTGATAAGGAAGATGACGACCAATATGAAACTGAGGTGATTAATGCCTGCAGTAGTGAGCCGCCAATTAGTCATAGGCAGCGTGATACCTCATTGTCTTGGTCTGCACCGACAGCGGGTGTTCGTGAACGTGCTTCTGCTTATAGTGGGGACTATAGCAATCATGGTGCGCGAACTGATAACTATCGCGCTCCAGAGTTGCCATCTCAAACTGCGATCAATAACTACGCACAATTGATGACAACGCCTAACGCTAGGGTTATTGAAGATAAGCCTGTGCAAGGTAAAGCTATGCCTGCTGTGCTTGCGGGCAAGTTTTGGGTCGTCACAGAAGCGGATGAGCTACGGCTGATCTCATTTTCAATGGTTGCCGATGAGGTTGTCCGAAGCCAAATTAGTAGCAAACTATCATCAGGCTTAGTTGGTCAACCACTTTTAATGCCCGTATCAATAAAGTTGGATGAAGATTGGCAAGATACCATTGCCCAACGAGCACTACTGATTAGAAAGTTAGGAATAGAGTTAACTATTCGTCTCGGTCAGTTGATTATCAAAAAAGTGCCCCCATATCTAAGGCAGAGCCAGTTAGCTAATGTGATACCTGAGTTTTTACAGTGGATTCGTTTCGAAGAACCAGCAGATGAAGCGATCACTAACTGGTTAGTAACACAGAGCCGAGCTAATTTTAGTTCGGCGGCAGCACTTTGGACTGATTTTTGTCAGTTATCTGAGTCGCAGCAACAACATATTATGTCAGAGTCTAAGGTTTTACCTTGGCAGAATTGGTTAGGTGAGCAAACGAGTGAATAG
- the miaA gene encoding tRNA (adenosine(37)-N6)-dimethylallyltransferase MiaA — protein MNSNNKPTILTLMGPTASGKTALAIELVEKHQCEIISVDSALIYRDMDIGSAKPNAEELSRAPHRLIDIRDPSESYSAADFRRDALIEIENIIDAGKTPLLVGGTMLYFKALLEGLSPLPAANEQIRAEIAKEAETLGWQVLHQQLHKIDPVSAKRIHPNDPQRLSRALEVYRISGKSLTELTEVKSEALPYSVIQFGIAPNDRKVLHRAIEERFKLMLNQGFIEEVERLKAREDLHLDLPSMRCVGYRQAWQYLDGDYDYDTMVEKSVVATRQLAKRQLTWLRGWAELNWLESGNESNLARLKQYCR, from the coding sequence GTGAATAGCAACAACAAGCCGACAATCTTGACCCTAATGGGACCAACGGCCTCTGGTAAAACGGCGTTAGCTATCGAACTCGTCGAAAAGCATCAGTGTGAAATCATTTCGGTTGATTCAGCATTGATTTATCGAGACATGGATATCGGTAGCGCTAAACCTAATGCTGAGGAGCTTAGCCGAGCACCCCATAGACTCATTGATATTCGCGATCCCAGTGAGAGCTACTCTGCGGCAGATTTTCGTCGTGATGCGCTTATAGAGATCGAAAATATTATTGATGCAGGCAAGACCCCATTGTTAGTGGGCGGTACCATGCTCTACTTTAAGGCGCTTTTGGAAGGGTTATCTCCATTACCTGCGGCTAATGAGCAGATCCGTGCAGAGATTGCCAAGGAAGCAGAAACCCTTGGCTGGCAAGTTTTGCATCAACAGTTACACAAGATCGATCCCGTTTCTGCGAAGCGGATTCATCCTAATGATCCTCAGCGATTATCAAGAGCGTTAGAGGTTTATCGTATAAGTGGTAAAAGTCTGACTGAGTTGACTGAAGTTAAATCTGAAGCATTACCCTATTCAGTTATTCAATTTGGAATCGCGCCTAACGATCGTAAAGTGTTACATCGAGCTATAGAAGAAAGATTTAAATTGATGTTAAATCAGGGTTTTATTGAAGAGGTTGAGCGTTTGAAGGCTCGGGAAGACCTGCATTTAGACCTTCCTTCGATGCGCTGTGTTGGTTATCGTCAAGCATGGCAATATCTCGATGGAGACTATGACTATGATACTATGGTCGAAAAATCTGTTGTTGCGACTAGGCAATTGGCTAAGCGTCAATTAACATGGTTACGAGGGTGGGCTGAACTAAATTGGCTAGAAAGTGGAAATGAATCAAATCTAGCCCGACTAAAACAGTATTGTCGCTAG